Proteins co-encoded in one Psychromonas sp. L1A2 genomic window:
- a CDS encoding AAA family ATPase: MPLSDDTLKNDTALKNNDSSMLETVNANQITEMTEAPLLSAKELDERKIIYPGLDDYKTLNAYRELRTNLLNKMNHNNFICMVTGISQQSGTSHVSMNLATSIALDQGKTALVIDCNIYKPRIASYLKEQPTIGLTNFLAKDTDAITDIIYPSGIPRVRVIPVGNNTIHAAELFSSNKMQNFINSIKNRYPDRFIIIDTPPIGLYAETQILASICDTAILVVGYGQSNSSQVEAGIDAIGKDKLAGLILNNQ; the protein is encoded by the coding sequence ATGCCTTTATCTGACGATACTTTAAAAAATGATACCGCATTAAAAAACAATGATTCATCTATGTTAGAAACCGTTAATGCTAATCAAATAACAGAGATGACAGAAGCACCTTTATTATCGGCTAAAGAACTAGATGAGCGTAAAATCATTTACCCTGGGTTAGATGATTATAAAACGCTTAATGCTTATCGTGAGTTACGCACTAATTTACTTAATAAAATGAATCACAATAATTTTATTTGTATGGTGACGGGTATTTCTCAACAATCAGGTACTAGCCATGTCAGTATGAATTTAGCGACAAGTATTGCCTTAGACCAAGGTAAAACTGCGTTAGTTATTGACTGTAATATCTATAAACCACGTATTGCCTCTTATTTAAAAGAACAACCAACGATTGGTTTAACTAATTTTTTAGCTAAAGATACTGATGCTATTACGGATATTATTTATCCTTCAGGTATTCCTAGAGTAAGGGTTATCCCTGTTGGTAATAACACTATCCATGCAGCGGAGCTTTTTTCTTCAAACAAAATGCAAAACTTTATTAATTCAATTAAAAATCGTTATCCTGATCGTTTCATCATCATTGATACGCCACCAATAGGGTTATATGCAGAAACGCAAATATTAGCTTCAATTTGTGATACAGCTATATTGGTTGTTGGTTATGGTCAATCGAACTCTTCACAAGTCGAAGCTGGAATTGATGCGATAGGCAAAGATAAACTGGCAGGGTTAATTCTTAATAATCAATAG
- the prsR gene encoding PEP-CTERM-box response regulator transcription factor has product MKNNKADTLLIVEDDLGLQTQLKWHFADYNVVIATNQKEAISAIRLHEPKVMIQDLGLPPDEDGVTEGFELLQQALHLRPHMKIIVMTGNEGNEHAMKAVKLGSYDFYAKPVDADTLDLIVQRAFHIYHLEEKNRQLNSQQESMLNGLIASDTKMLKICKMVEKIAPTDASCLLIGESGTGKEVIANSLHQLSLRKDNKMIAINCAAIPENLIESELFGYEKGAFTGAVKSTVGKIEMAHKGTLFLDEIGDMPLHLQAKLLRFLQERVIERVGGRNQINIDTRIICATHKDLDKLVETGEFREDLFYRIAEIQIDIPPLRERGSDKILLAKYLLNKYVKKQKLPIIGFSEDAINGIETHAWPGNVREMENKIKRAAIMCDLKYISALDLGFVNEDVAPLNLKEIRRNAEVSALKQALISSDNNISAAAKSLGITRPTLYDLMKKYDM; this is encoded by the coding sequence TTGAAAAATAACAAAGCAGATACATTACTGATCGTTGAAGATGACTTGGGTTTACAAACCCAATTAAAGTGGCATTTTGCCGATTATAATGTGGTCATTGCAACTAATCAAAAAGAGGCTATATCTGCTATACGTTTACATGAACCTAAGGTAATGATCCAAGACTTGGGGTTACCACCAGATGAAGATGGTGTGACGGAAGGTTTTGAGTTATTACAACAAGCATTGCATTTGCGTCCACACATGAAAATTATTGTGATGACCGGAAACGAAGGTAATGAGCATGCAATGAAAGCCGTTAAGTTAGGCTCTTATGATTTTTACGCTAAACCTGTTGATGCGGATACGTTGGATTTAATTGTTCAACGTGCTTTTCATATTTATCATTTAGAAGAAAAAAATCGCCAACTTAATAGCCAACAAGAATCAATGTTGAATGGTTTGATTGCTAGTGATACTAAGATGCTTAAAATTTGCAAAATGGTTGAAAAAATTGCGCCAACGGATGCATCTTGTTTATTAATTGGTGAGAGCGGCACAGGTAAAGAAGTGATTGCTAACTCTTTGCACCAGCTTAGTTTACGAAAAGATAATAAAATGATTGCCATTAATTGTGCAGCGATCCCTGAGAACCTCATTGAAAGTGAGTTATTTGGATATGAAAAAGGGGCATTTACTGGTGCAGTAAAAAGTACGGTAGGTAAAATTGAAATGGCGCATAAAGGTACTTTATTTCTTGATGAAATAGGTGATATGCCATTGCACTTACAAGCTAAATTATTGCGTTTCTTGCAAGAGCGCGTTATTGAGCGAGTCGGAGGAAGAAATCAAATAAATATCGATACTCGTATTATATGTGCAACTCATAAAGACTTAGATAAGCTAGTTGAAACAGGCGAGTTTAGAGAAGATCTTTTTTATCGAATTGCTGAAATACAAATTGATATTCCTCCTTTGAGAGAACGTGGTTCAGATAAAATTCTATTGGCTAAATACTTGCTCAACAAGTATGTCAAAAAACAAAAGCTGCCTATTATTGGTTTTTCTGAAGATGCGATTAATGGTATTGAAACACATGCTTGGCCAGGTAACGTTCGTGAGATGGAAAACAAAATCAAACGAGCGGCTATTATGTGTGATTTGAAATATATAAGTGCGCTTGACTTAGGCTTTGTAAATGAAGATGTGGCACCATTAAATTTAAAAGAAATTAGACGAAATGCTGAAGTTAGCGCATTGAAGCAAGCTTTAATATCCTCTGATAATAATATTAGCGCAGCGGCTAAATCATTAGGTATTACTAGGCCAACGCTTTATGACCTAATGAAAAAATATGATATGTAA
- a CDS encoding tetratricopeptide repeat protein: MKKQTTVIFNSLVLASTLLLTACNGDSETSNVAELSQYTQQAQTYLDQSQFKAAINSANNAVLLYPDHLDGYMLLAKTFNKLGQSSQAIDTLIKYKGVKDSNYYLLLLESYQRSKKAISANRLIAEHSDLLSKNENQFKLLQAKLFLLENNQISALASFKELQNVADFESEGFIGEARIAAANNEKENALVLLDKAIQTNDKNVEALILKGFLLMEKGDIEKAEKTLSFALTVVPSSDIFTPERINILKALTSILTSQGRSSEALLYSRILSDEFPTATTVNEYYASAQQYYKRKQTDLAKAELYKILKVDAHNKKASTMLGVILYTEGDINGAEKYLSGMIDPETNAPQLTQIYAMTQLKLNQSNDVLAILDNVIDYEKRLDTLTLYTIAAISEKQFDKADVSMKRIEELFPNSSKLAILKSSYISAKSPEDNSQILAVLEQGLSKHSTDLSLQTAYLKKLIELKELNKADEFVEKQASEKNNAVGTHLLIANYYLYRKQFTVAEQHFNDMIKASDDNIQAYFGLAQSKQLQLKWSEAFNEYARIIDLYPEELRAYYGAVISLKQQNKDPLNVASYLSSKHNSDVLALVLADYQYQNKQFIKADKLIKTAVNLPVELKDKAENLQEKISNERIIAAIRTQDYSIARDLVLAQLQLTPTQPLFLIRLATIETLSGQYAEADKVLKQIETMLPNSYQVVLLKSRLAFSQKNVEKAEQLLRVEWDKNAQEEVAVELYKLYQESDTDKAQAFLEKWLLQAPASVYANLNDAMYLQAKGDNKEAILAYEKVLAIVPNELRSLNNIAWLYLLSNDPKAEEFALRAYKVAPNNAAVLDTYGWVLFKNGKVAEATPLIEKALELSPDDVEIQKHWSELSK; the protein is encoded by the coding sequence ATGAAAAAACAAACGACTGTGATTTTCAACTCATTAGTATTAGCGAGCACTCTATTATTAACAGCTTGTAATGGGGATAGTGAAACAAGTAATGTTGCTGAATTGTCGCAATACACACAACAAGCGCAGACTTACTTAGATCAAAGTCAATTTAAAGCGGCGATCAACTCTGCTAATAATGCTGTTTTACTTTACCCTGATCATCTTGATGGTTATATGCTTTTAGCGAAGACATTTAATAAATTAGGCCAGTCTAGCCAAGCGATTGATACTTTAATTAAATATAAAGGTGTTAAAGATTCAAATTATTACCTACTACTATTAGAGTCATATCAACGTAGCAAGAAAGCTATTTCAGCTAATCGATTAATTGCAGAACATTCAGATCTTTTATCGAAAAATGAAAACCAGTTTAAATTACTGCAAGCAAAGCTATTTCTATTAGAAAATAATCAAATAAGCGCATTAGCCAGTTTTAAAGAATTACAAAATGTAGCTGATTTTGAAAGTGAAGGCTTTATTGGTGAAGCAAGAATTGCGGCTGCTAATAATGAAAAAGAAAATGCATTAGTATTACTTGATAAAGCCATACAAACTAATGATAAAAATGTTGAAGCGTTAATCCTAAAAGGCTTTTTATTAATGGAAAAAGGTGACATAGAAAAGGCTGAAAAAACCTTATCTTTTGCCTTAACCGTAGTGCCATCATCAGATATTTTCACACCTGAGCGTATTAATATATTAAAAGCACTTACTTCAATATTAACCTCACAAGGTCGTAGCTCTGAGGCTTTATTATATTCTCGTATATTAAGTGATGAGTTCCCTACAGCAACAACGGTTAATGAATATTACGCCTCTGCACAACAGTATTACAAAAGAAAGCAAACGGATTTAGCAAAAGCTGAGTTATATAAAATACTTAAAGTCGATGCCCATAATAAAAAAGCATCAACGATGTTAGGGGTTATTTTATATACAGAAGGTGACATTAATGGTGCTGAAAAATACCTATCAGGAATGATCGATCCTGAAACTAATGCCCCTCAACTAACACAAATCTATGCAATGACGCAGCTTAAACTAAATCAAAGTAATGATGTGCTAGCTATTTTAGATAACGTAATTGATTACGAAAAACGTTTAGACACATTAACGCTTTACACTATTGCTGCTATTTCTGAAAAGCAATTTGATAAAGCTGATGTATCAATGAAACGTATTGAAGAATTGTTTCCTAATTCGTCTAAATTAGCGATATTAAAAAGTAGCTACATTAGTGCTAAATCACCGGAAGATAACTCACAGATACTTGCCGTCTTAGAGCAAGGCTTATCTAAACATAGCACTGATTTATCACTCCAAACTGCTTATTTAAAAAAACTCATTGAATTAAAAGAGTTAAATAAAGCAGATGAATTTGTAGAGAAACAAGCAAGTGAAAAAAACAATGCGGTTGGTACTCATTTATTGATTGCTAATTATTACTTGTATAGAAAACAATTCACTGTGGCTGAACAACATTTTAATGACATGATTAAAGCGTCAGATGATAATATTCAAGCTTATTTTGGTTTAGCGCAAAGTAAGCAACTTCAGTTAAAATGGAGTGAGGCATTTAATGAGTATGCTCGAATAATTGATTTATACCCAGAAGAACTACGTGCATATTACGGTGCGGTTATAAGCCTTAAACAGCAAAATAAAGACCCATTAAATGTGGCTTCTTATTTATCAAGTAAACATAACTCAGATGTTCTAGCGCTAGTGCTGGCTGATTATCAATACCAAAATAAACAATTCATAAAAGCTGATAAATTAATTAAAACAGCAGTAAACTTACCTGTTGAATTAAAAGACAAAGCCGAAAATTTACAAGAAAAAATAAGTAACGAAAGAATTATTGCAGCGATTAGAACTCAAGATTATTCTATTGCGCGAGATTTAGTGTTAGCACAGTTACAGTTAACACCTACACAACCTTTATTCTTAATACGTTTAGCAACAATTGAAACACTTTCTGGTCAATATGCAGAAGCTGATAAAGTCTTAAAACAAATAGAGACTATGCTACCGAATAGCTACCAAGTTGTATTGTTAAAATCACGACTTGCATTTTCTCAAAAAAATGTTGAAAAAGCAGAACAATTATTAAGAGTTGAGTGGGATAAAAACGCACAGGAAGAAGTGGCCGTTGAGCTTTATAAACTTTATCAAGAAAGCGATACAGACAAAGCTCAGGCATTTCTTGAAAAATGGTTATTACAAGCTCCAGCAAGTGTGTATGCTAACTTAAATGATGCAATGTATTTACAAGCTAAGGGCGATAACAAAGAAGCGATTCTAGCCTATGAAAAGGTACTTGCTATTGTACCTAATGAATTAAGAAGCCTAAATAATATCGCTTGGTTATATTTATTAAGTAACGATCCTAAAGCTGAAGAGTTTGCATTAAGAGCCTATAAAGTTGCCCCTAATAATGCAGCTGTTTTAGATACGTATGGTTGGGTCTTGTTTAAGAACGGCAAAGTTGCTGAAGCAACGCCATTAATAGAGAAAGCACTTGAACTTTCGCCTGATGATGTAGAAATACAAAAGCACTGGTCTGAGCTTTCTAAATAA
- a CDS encoding WecB/TagA/CpsF family glycosyltransferase: MTDENYSSNQPFKRYKVKQDTIKMFGIDIHPMGMSAALDVVNECITSKQSLHVGMLNAAKVVNMKRNPALGEDVTSSNLILADGSAVVLASKILNKKLPERVAGIDLMHGILDRGNKLGYRVFCLGATEEISEEIERQINKNYPGVIIAGRQNGYFSEEQQAEVAENIAASHADVLFVAITSPKKEQFMAKWGEIMRVPVVHGVGGSFDVFAGKVKRAPLLWQKMGMEWLYRVLQEPGRLWKRYLITNTLFIGMLVKEFFSPR, from the coding sequence GTGACCGATGAAAATTACTCTTCAAATCAACCTTTCAAACGATATAAAGTAAAGCAAGATACCATTAAAATGTTTGGAATTGATATTCACCCGATGGGCATGTCAGCAGCATTAGATGTGGTTAATGAATGCATCACTTCTAAGCAATCTTTACACGTTGGTATGCTAAATGCGGCCAAAGTGGTCAATATGAAAAGAAACCCTGCATTAGGCGAAGATGTTACGTCATCTAATTTGATTTTGGCTGATGGTAGTGCTGTTGTGTTAGCGAGTAAAATACTCAATAAAAAACTGCCTGAGCGTGTCGCTGGTATTGATCTTATGCATGGTATTTTAGATCGCGGTAATAAATTAGGTTATCGCGTATTTTGCCTTGGGGCAACGGAAGAAATCTCAGAAGAAATTGAGCGTCAAATCAATAAAAATTACCCTGGTGTGATCATTGCCGGACGTCAGAATGGTTATTTCTCTGAAGAGCAACAGGCCGAAGTTGCAGAAAATATTGCAGCAAGTCATGCTGATGTATTGTTTGTTGCCATTACTTCCCCTAAAAAAGAACAATTTATGGCTAAATGGGGAGAAATCATGCGTGTCCCTGTCGTCCACGGTGTTGGCGGTTCTTTTGATGTGTTTGCTGGCAAAGTAAAGCGTGCTCCGCTTCTATGGCAAAAAATGGGAATGGAGTGGTTATATAGAGTTTTACAAGAGCCTGGTAGGTTATGGAAACGTTACTTAATCACTAATACCTTATTCATTGGCATGTTGGTGAAAGAATTTTTTTCTCCAAGGTGA
- a CDS encoding MBOAT family O-acyltransferase gives MDRATTESKKIFYLSISIVLSISMLVYYKYTEFLLENLFSLIGYEWESNLGIILPVGISFFTFQTMSYSIDLKRGNIPVCKSLPKYMLFVAFFPQLVAGPIVRATEFIPQLSEKIKITLPNLLIGGQLFLGGAIQKVIFSDNLSSYADTVFSQPELFSTGTLWLSAIAYAMQIFCDFSGYSLMAIGIAKTLGFHLPENFRMPYISLSVTEFWRRWHKTLSFWLRDYLYISLGGNRKGKIRQDFNLLITMILGGLWHGASWNFVIWGSAHGLALIVHKFWEKRTRSWCHSIKKSIYYKVIAWASTFIFVLLLWIPFRAENFTITLNYFIGMFSFSHEGISWINPNVLVVLLCIIFWHFLFIVKSNSLLQFPLLKLDRLYPQLVISFVILALLLFVPLNSSPFIYFQF, from the coding sequence ATGGATAGAGCAACTACGGAATCTAAGAAAATATTCTACCTGTCAATAAGCATTGTTCTTAGCATTAGTATGCTTGTTTATTATAAATATACTGAATTTTTGTTAGAGAATTTATTCTCCTTGATAGGATATGAATGGGAAAGTAACCTAGGTATTATTTTACCTGTTGGAATTTCATTTTTTACTTTTCAAACAATGAGTTACAGTATAGATTTGAAAAGAGGAAATATTCCTGTATGCAAAAGTCTTCCTAAATATATGCTTTTTGTTGCTTTTTTTCCTCAGCTTGTTGCTGGCCCAATAGTCAGAGCAACAGAGTTCATTCCTCAATTATCAGAAAAAATTAAAATTACTTTGCCCAATCTACTCATTGGAGGGCAATTATTTTTAGGCGGGGCAATACAAAAAGTTATCTTTTCTGATAACTTAAGCTCGTATGCTGATACAGTTTTTTCTCAACCGGAATTGTTTTCTACAGGAACTTTGTGGTTATCAGCTATTGCATATGCGATGCAAATTTTTTGTGATTTTTCTGGCTACTCTTTGATGGCTATAGGTATTGCTAAAACGCTTGGGTTCCATTTGCCAGAGAATTTTAGAATGCCTTATATTTCTCTCTCGGTGACTGAATTTTGGAGGCGTTGGCATAAAACCCTTTCTTTTTGGTTGCGAGATTATTTATATATCTCTCTTGGTGGAAATCGAAAAGGAAAAATACGTCAAGATTTTAATTTATTAATTACTATGATATTAGGTGGATTGTGGCATGGTGCTAGCTGGAACTTTGTTATTTGGGGAAGTGCTCATGGTCTTGCTCTTATTGTTCATAAGTTTTGGGAAAAAAGAACAAGGAGTTGGTGTCATTCAATAAAAAAATCTATTTATTATAAAGTAATAGCTTGGGCTTCTACTTTCATATTTGTTTTACTTTTATGGATTCCTTTTCGGGCTGAAAATTTTACTATTACATTAAATTATTTTATTGGAATGTTCTCATTTTCTCATGAAGGTATTTCATGGATTAATCCTAATGTCTTAGTTGTACTTTTATGCATAATATTCTGGCATTTTCTTTTTATTGTTAAGAGCAATAGTTTACTACAATTCCCACTATTAAAATTAGACCGTTTGTACCCGCAATTAGTAATCAGTTTCGTAATATTGGCTTTACTTTTGTTCGTACCGTTAAATAGCTCTCCATTTATATATTTTCAGTTTTAA
- a CDS encoding sulfotransferase: MKNKKQKLVYLAAASHSGSTMTAMLLGAHPDLCSVGELKAINLGDKNSYLCSCKKLVGDCEFWQGVTTKMAVKGQDFCISNAGTDIRTGATPYMLRLLRPLVRKPMMEWIRDGLLSLSPVWRKQLPLLQQRNVDYARAIAEQAGVETVIDSSKIGIRLKYLLKNPELDVKVIWVVRDGRGVSLAYKNPSEFADAKDPKLRGGGAGTTQEHNRGVEVGAEEWVRCNQETEAVLATMPKESWMQVHYEDICSNTEKTLDKLFEFIGVDPSLKRLDFKTVDHHVVGNGMRLDDSEVIKLDDRWKALLSENELATYQQITGEYHKSLGYTE; encoded by the coding sequence ATGAAGAATAAAAAACAAAAATTAGTTTATCTAGCAGCTGCAAGTCATTCAGGCTCAACCATGACCGCCATGTTATTAGGTGCGCATCCGGATCTTTGTAGTGTTGGAGAACTAAAAGCCATTAATTTGGGTGATAAAAATAGTTATTTATGTTCCTGTAAAAAATTAGTTGGCGATTGTGAGTTTTGGCAAGGTGTCACCACTAAAATGGCGGTAAAAGGTCAAGATTTCTGTATCTCCAATGCCGGCACTGATATTCGCACTGGTGCCACACCTTATATGTTGAGGTTGCTAAGACCATTGGTACGAAAACCAATGATGGAGTGGATCCGAGACGGTTTGCTAAGTTTATCTCCCGTATGGCGAAAGCAGCTTCCCCTTCTTCAACAACGTAATGTTGATTATGCTCGTGCAATAGCCGAGCAAGCTGGTGTAGAAACGGTCATTGACTCTTCAAAAATAGGCATTCGTTTAAAATACTTACTTAAAAACCCGGAATTAGATGTCAAAGTTATCTGGGTTGTGCGTGATGGTCGAGGTGTTTCTTTGGCTTATAAAAACCCTTCCGAATTTGCTGACGCTAAGGATCCAAAGCTGCGTGGCGGTGGTGCAGGAACGACCCAAGAACATAATAGAGGTGTTGAAGTTGGCGCTGAAGAGTGGGTGCGTTGCAATCAAGAAACCGAAGCTGTACTTGCAACAATGCCAAAAGAGAGTTGGATGCAAGTGCACTATGAAGATATATGCAGTAATACGGAAAAGACATTAGATAAATTGTTTGAATTTATAGGGGTTGACCCTTCTCTGAAACGCTTAGATTTTAAAACTGTTGATCATCATGTAGTTGGTAATGGCATGCGTTTAGATGACTCTGAAGTGATTAAGTTAGATGATCGCTGGAAAGCACTACTCAGTGAAAACGAGCTTGCAACATACCAGCAAATCACCGGTGAATATCATAAATCGCTCGGTTATACGGAATAA
- a CDS encoding lipopolysaccharide biosynthesis protein produces MTQNIDKSKKVDLSGQDRFTWNLMVSWASQLVLVFSGFIMPRLVDEKVGQVALGIWDFGWSFVSYLALLGFGMGACFNRYIAKYRSAGDFVKLNEVANSAVFVQLVVSSAVTLCTILFYFLLPVFFSESLKENTEMAQWVVLFLGFSLSVGMAAGSAKGLLTGYHRWDIHNSLHAGDSLFSLALMVTLLFFTDLGVIGMAIGYLISTIVFETIRFVFVARLCKEFQFNLKMANLATCKEMLIFSIKSMLSNLPPILLLQSINIILVSAIGPAALAVFARPMALTRQIKTFMTKFTLMLTPTTGSMQGAGDDKAIQTLFVNTTKLSFAFALPSLGFLFIYGDVVLQYWMGNDYALWPLMMILALGQLLPMAQDTSIRILMGLNQHGKISIFAFIAVFVIFAISILFLGVNNWELTTAALLFVVPMNIVYGFIVPIYTCQQLKLSWIGYVQSSFIKPLLYIMPFLGLLTWSRHAYELNDSVTAMATFIGAGLVTIIIYFVYLVPIKMQQNLFRRLRISS; encoded by the coding sequence GTGACTCAAAATATCGATAAAAGCAAAAAAGTTGATTTAAGCGGACAAGATCGCTTTACATGGAATTTAATGGTGAGCTGGGCAAGCCAGCTTGTTCTTGTTTTTTCAGGTTTTATAATGCCTCGTTTAGTTGATGAAAAAGTAGGCCAAGTGGCGTTAGGTATTTGGGATTTTGGTTGGTCTTTTGTTAGTTATTTGGCGCTACTTGGATTTGGAATGGGGGCTTGTTTTAACCGTTATATTGCAAAATATCGCTCAGCGGGTGATTTTGTCAAATTGAATGAGGTAGCAAATTCTGCAGTCTTTGTGCAGTTAGTTGTGTCTTCAGCAGTTACACTATGTACCATTTTATTTTACTTTTTACTGCCGGTTTTTTTTAGTGAGTCATTAAAAGAAAATACTGAAATGGCACAATGGGTTGTGCTTTTTTTAGGGTTCAGTTTGTCAGTTGGAATGGCAGCAGGCTCTGCCAAGGGATTATTGACAGGTTATCACCGTTGGGATATTCATAATTCATTGCATGCTGGTGATAGTCTTTTCTCATTGGCACTGATGGTTACGCTACTTTTTTTTACCGATCTTGGCGTGATAGGAATGGCGATAGGTTACTTAATTTCAACAATCGTTTTTGAAACAATTCGGTTTGTTTTTGTGGCTAGACTCTGCAAAGAGTTTCAATTTAATCTAAAAATGGCAAACTTGGCAACCTGCAAAGAAATGTTGATTTTTAGTATAAAAAGCATGTTATCAAACCTTCCTCCGATTCTTTTATTACAAAGCATTAATATCATATTGGTCAGTGCGATTGGGCCTGCGGCCTTAGCTGTCTTTGCAAGGCCGATGGCACTGACTCGGCAAATAAAAACGTTTATGACTAAATTCACATTAATGTTAACCCCGACAACAGGCTCGATGCAAGGGGCGGGAGATGATAAAGCTATTCAGACTCTTTTTGTTAATACCACCAAGCTTAGCTTTGCATTTGCCTTACCGAGTTTAGGTTTCTTATTTATTTATGGTGATGTGGTTTTGCAATATTGGATGGGTAATGACTATGCACTATGGCCTTTAATGATGATACTTGCACTCGGACAATTATTACCAATGGCGCAAGACACTTCTATCCGCATACTAATGGGCCTGAATCAACATGGAAAAATCTCTATATTTGCTTTCATTGCTGTCTTCGTTATCTTTGCTATTAGTATTCTGTTTTTAGGCGTTAATAATTGGGAGTTAACCACAGCCGCTTTATTATTTGTGGTCCCGATGAATATTGTATACGGTTTTATTGTACCCATTTATACCTGCCAGCAACTGAAGCTGTCATGGATAGGTTATGTTCAAAGTAGTTTTATTAAGCCATTACTCTATATTATGCCATTTTTAGGTTTGCTTACATGGTCACGCCATGCCTATGAGTTGAATGATTCCGTAACTGCAATGGCTACTTTTATTGGCGCTGGCCTCGTCACTATTATTATCTACTTTGTCTATTTAGTACCCATAAAAATGCAACAAAACTTGTTCCGCCGATTGAGAATTTCTTCATGA
- a CDS encoding glycosyltransferase produces MTVNKKLSPATHCYRWILRVILIIHYILVKAFKCLPYKKKKVKSLKILATGTFYSDHWLVTHLRPMASALNCEKLTMVSAIPVPEMDKVFGAYTPRLLSKLFGQVGARLLYFTWLAITKRPDVLVGFHLLVNGLFVVVLAKLIGAKSVYICGGGPREVMGGGVNTENRIFNRIKLTDLFIEKMLIKSVNEMDLVISMGTSAIRYFKNKGVTTHFEIVPGGFDETVFRPDSNIQKKYDLILIGRLSEVKRVDRFLESIQEAKKQLPNLNAVIVGDGPDKDKLQKMAVQLGIAKDVYLVGWQNNVEHWIQQSRCFVLTSDSEGLSQALIQSMMCGIPAINSNVGDLGDLIDNGKNGYLVHPLTNENFSNAYQLMFNSEGNLTEFSNCALISSQKFSVSQVTLHWQKIYTALFN; encoded by the coding sequence ATGACAGTTAATAAAAAATTAAGTCCTGCTACACATTGTTATCGATGGATTTTGAGAGTTATTTTAATTATTCATTATATATTGGTAAAAGCATTTAAGTGCTTACCTTATAAAAAAAAGAAAGTGAAATCTCTTAAAATTCTCGCGACAGGCACTTTTTATTCTGACCATTGGTTGGTGACACATTTACGTCCAATGGCAAGTGCATTAAATTGTGAAAAATTGACAATGGTTTCTGCTATTCCAGTTCCTGAAATGGATAAAGTGTTCGGTGCTTATACTCCTCGATTACTGAGCAAACTCTTTGGCCAAGTTGGTGCTCGTTTATTATATTTCACATGGCTAGCAATAACTAAAAGACCCGATGTACTAGTGGGTTTTCACTTGTTAGTGAATGGTTTATTTGTTGTTGTATTAGCCAAACTTATTGGTGCTAAATCCGTTTACATTTGTGGAGGAGGACCTAGAGAAGTTATGGGAGGAGGAGTTAATACAGAAAATAGAATATTTAATCGTATTAAACTAACAGATCTTTTTATTGAGAAAATGTTAATTAAATCTGTTAATGAAATGGATTTAGTTATTTCAATGGGTACCTCTGCTATCCGTTACTTTAAAAATAAGGGAGTCACTACTCATTTCGAAATTGTACCCGGAGGCTTTGATGAGACAGTTTTTCGGCCTGACTCCAATATTCAGAAAAAATATGATTTAATTTTAATCGGGCGTTTATCGGAAGTAAAAAGAGTTGACCGTTTTTTAGAATCTATACAAGAAGCAAAAAAGCAACTCCCAAACTTAAATGCAGTGATTGTAGGCGATGGCCCAGATAAAGATAAACTACAAAAAATGGCTGTTCAATTGGGGATTGCTAAGGATGTTTATCTTGTTGGTTGGCAGAATAATGTTGAACATTGGATCCAACAATCTCGTTGTTTTGTTTTGACTTCTGATTCTGAGGGGTTATCACAAGCGTTAATTCAATCAATGATGTGTGGCATACCTGCTATTAACTCTAATGTAGGTGATTTAGGCGATTTAATTGATAACGGAAAAAATGGTTATCTCGTGCACCCTTTAACCAATGAAAATTTTTCTAATGCCTATCAATTGATGTTTAATTCAGAAGGTAATTTGACCGAGTTTTCTAACTGCGCACTTATAAGTAGTCAAAAGTTTTCTGTATCTCAAGTAACATTGCATTGGCAGAAAATATATACTGCTCTATTCAATTAA